The Silene latifolia isolate original U9 population unplaced genomic scaffold, ASM4854445v1 scaffold_159, whole genome shotgun sequence genome window below encodes:
- the LOC141637978 gene encoding uncharacterized protein LOC141637978: MRRVRERLDGFFGIEVDCMGRAGGLAFMWKKELDCTLRTSSTHHIDVVLREGEKEWRVTGLYGWPVVADRHLTWELLRLLHGQSDLPWLVIGDFNEILYSTEMKGGSGAQWQMNNFRVAVDDCGLKDVGWEGYQFTWDNGQAGDANRQSMIDRAMCTGSWIDLFPYAKLIHLTRDWSDHAPIKLMLDKRCYIRESWEWR; this comes from the coding sequence ATGCGGAGGGTTAGAGAGCGGCTAGACGGTTTTTTTGGGATAGAGGTTGATTGTATGGGGCGAGCTGGTGGACTTGCTTTTATGTGGAAGAAAGAGCTAGACTGTACCCTTAGAACATCGTCAACCCATCACATTGATGTTGTTTTAAGGGAGGGGGAGAAGGAGTGGAGAGTAACGGGTCTCTATGGGTGGCCAGTGGTGGCGGATAGACACTTAACATGGGAGTTACTTCGCCTGCTTCATGGGCAATCTGATCTTCCATGGCttgtaattggtgattttaacgaGATTCTCTATTCAACGGAAATGAAGGGAGGAAGTGGAGCTCAATGGCAAATGAACAACTTTCGTGTTGCTGTTGATGACTGTGGCCTTAAAGATGTGGGGTGGGAGGGATACCAGTTCACGTGGGATAACGGACAGGCAGGGGATGCAAATCGACAAAGTATGATTGATAGAGCGATGTGTACGGGTTCTTGGATCGATTTGTTTCCGTATGCTAAGCTCATTCACTTGACCCGGGATTGGTCCGACCATGCCCCTATCAAGCTGATGTTAGATAAGAGATGTTACATAAGAGAGTCGTGGGAATGGAGGTGA